One region of Candidatus Poribacteria bacterium genomic DNA includes:
- a CDS encoding site-specific DNA-methyltransferase translates to MLASRGIDRPVDLTFLDPPFNQGKDYHGHDDDMPDGDYWAWMTDVCSRIRQLSSDGAALYFMQREKNTEQVLRTVRESGWTYQNLVVWKKKTSAVPGTHRYGKHYQIIAFATNGARPRMFHRLRIDPPLPAGYRYERENGVFVTDVWDDIRELTSGYFAGDEAIRDDDGARAHKQQSPVQLLLLRILLSSSKPGDVVLDPFAGTGTTLVVARQLGRLGVGIELSPGNVEIVKHRLAEERAADDVTRFYNEYVHTEGLERIWGEAIRPSRRDAPELQRELFDKTGIGKTDP, encoded by the coding sequence ATGCTGGCGAGCCGTGGCATCGACCGTCCGGTCGATCTGACGTTTCTCGATCCGCCATTCAACCAGGGCAAGGACTACCATGGCCACGACGACGACATGCCCGACGGCGACTACTGGGCATGGATGACGGACGTCTGTTCGCGCATCCGTCAACTGTCGTCCGACGGCGCGGCGCTCTACTTCATGCAGCGCGAGAAGAACACGGAGCAGGTTCTGCGCACCGTCCGCGAATCCGGTTGGACGTACCAGAATCTGGTCGTATGGAAGAAGAAGACATCGGCGGTTCCCGGCACGCACCGCTACGGCAAGCACTACCAGATCATCGCGTTCGCGACGAATGGAGCTCGGCCGCGTATGTTCCACCGCCTTCGGATCGACCCGCCGCTCCCAGCCGGATATCGGTACGAGCGCGAGAACGGCGTGTTCGTCACCGATGTCTGGGATGACATTCGGGAACTCACATCCGGCTACTTCGCCGGAGATGAGGCGATCCGCGACGACGATGGCGCGCGGGCCCACAAGCAGCAGTCGCCTGTCCAACTGCTGCTGCTGCGTATCCTGCTGTCATCGTCGAAACCGGGCGACGTGGTCTTGGACCCGTTCGCCGGGACGGGCACGACCCTGGTCGTCGCGCGGCAGTTGGGGCGTCTCGGCGTGGGAATCGAGTTGAGTCCGGGAAATGTCGAGATCGTCAAGCATCGCCTTGCCGAGGAACGGGCAGCCGACGACGTGACGCGGTTCTACAACGAGTACGTCCACACGGAGGGACTCGAGCGGATATGGGGCGAAGCGATCCGTCCGAGTAGACGCGACGCACCGGAACTGCAGCGCGAACTGTTTGACAAGACTGGGATCGGAAAGACCGATCCGTGA